CGGCCGGGAACGCAAGGGCGCAGAGGCCGCCGGAGCTCATTTTCTTTGGCCGGTCTTCACAAAGGCCGTGACTTCGAAAGGCGTGGAACTCACTTCCGGCGAAACGATTCCCGCCGATACGGTGATCGTTGCCATCGGCGATGCACCGGATTTGGAGTTTCTACCGGAGACCGTGGAAACGGACCGGGGGTTCATCGTGGTCGATGAAAACGGCCGGACCTCCGATCCAAAGATCTTCGCCGTCGGCGATGTAGTCCGCCTTGGACTGCTCACGGACGCGGTGGGAGCCGGCCGCCGGGCGGCCCTAGCCATCGATGATCTCCTTTCGGGCCGGCGTCCGACCCGGGAAAGCCGAAAGATCATCGACGTTTCACGCGTGAAGCTCGAATACTTCGATCCTCGGAACCTGCGGTTCGAAGGCTTGGAACAATGCGCCGGTGAATGCGCATCCTGCGGGTCTTGCCGGGATTGCGGCATCTGCATCGCCATCTGTCCCAATGCCGCCATTTCTAAAAAGGAAAACGGAAGCGGGGACTTCGAGATGGTGGTGGACGACGACCGATGCATCGGATGCGGCTTCTGCGCCGGCGCGTGCCCGTGCGGTATCTGGGACCTGGTGGAAAACGAGCCGCTCGGCTGAGACCCGTGACCCATCCCCTTCGCGCGGCTCCGCCGCGCGGGCTTCGCATACCCGCCGTTCCGCCTCTGTTGACCGTCCGCCGCCCCCTCAGATGGGCGGCGCGATGGTCACCAGGAGCCTCAGATCGGTTTCCGCTCTCAGCCCGTGCGGTTCCGCAATGTCACAGACCAATACGTCTCCGGCCGCCGCCGGAAGCGTGGCACCGTCCTTCCCCAGAAAAAGGCCTTTCCCTTCGATCACCGTGAGGCTCACCTGGCCCTCTATGTCGTGCGCGTGGACGGGAAGTTCCTGGCCCGGCTTGAAATTGAAGTTGAGGATCTTGAAATAGGGCGAATCGTGCACGAGAAGTCTTTTGAGGGCCTTGGGGTCGAAATCGTTGGCTTCAAACAGATTGACCTTTTTCATGGTTGTCTCCCGTCTGTGAACGAACATCGGATCCTTCGCGGCAACTGCCGGAGGGTGGCGGC
This is a stretch of genomic DNA from Desulfoglaeba alkanexedens ALDC. It encodes these proteins:
- a CDS encoding cupin domain-containing protein; protein product: MKKVNLFEANDFDPKALKRLLVHDSPYFKILNFNFKPGQELPVHAHDIEGQVSLTVIEGKGLFLGKDGATLPAAAGDVLVCDIAEPHGLRAETDLRLLVTIAPPI